The proteins below are encoded in one region of Neofelis nebulosa isolate mNeoNeb1 chromosome 17, mNeoNeb1.pri, whole genome shotgun sequence:
- the CDH3 gene encoding cadherin-3 isoform X3 — protein MVLAQVCWLPRVASEPCRAGFGEAEVTLESGGAELEPGQAPRRVIFVDCPGQESALLSTDGDFAVLNGRTVQERKPLKISPSNRILRRRKREWVVPPISVSENGKGPFPQKLNQLKSNKDRGTKIFYSITGPGADSPPEGVFTIEKETGWLLLNKPLDREKIAKYELFGHAVSENGASVEDPMNISIIVTDQNDHKPKFTQDVFRGSVLEGVLPGTSVMQVTATDEDDAINTYNGVVAYSIHSQEPKDPHDLMFTVHRSTGTISVISSGLDRERVPEYTLTIQATDMDGDGSTTTAVAIVEILDANDNAPVFDPQKYEAQVPENVVGHEVQRLTVTDLDAPNSPAWHATYRILEGDDGDHFTITTHPESNQGILTTRKGLDFEAKNQHTLYVEVTNEAPFVVKLPTSTATIVVHVEDVNEAPVFVPPSKVIEVQEGISVGESVCTYTAQDPDEGNQKISYHILRDPAGWLAMDPDSGQVTATGVLDREDERFVKNNVYEVMVLATDDGSPPTTGTGTLLLTLMDINDHGPVPEPRQITICNQSPVPQVLNITDKDLSPHTSPFQAQLTHDSDIYWTAEVNEKGNTVALSLKKFLKQDTYNVHLSLSDHGNKEQLTVISATVCDCHGHVETCPKPWKGGFLLPVLGAVLALLLLLLVLLLLVRKKRKVKEPLLLPEDDTRDNVFYYGEEGGGEEDQDYDITQLHRGLEARPEVVLRNDVAPSFIPTPMYRPRPANPDEIGNFIIENLKAANTDPTAPPYDSLLVFDYEGSGSDAASLSSLTSSASDQDQDYDYLNEWGSRFKKLADMYGGGQDD, from the exons TGATTTTCGTGGACTGCCCTGGGCAAGAGTCAGCCCTGCTTAGCACTGATGGTGACTTTGCTGTGCTGAATGGTAGAACAGTCCAG GAGAGGAAACCATTGAAGATCTCCCCATCCAACCGTATCTTACGAAGACGCAAGAGAGAATGGGTGGTTCCACCGATATCCGTCTCTGAGAATGGCAAGGGTCCCTTCCCCCAGAAGCTCAATCAG CTCAAATCTAATAAGGACAGAGGCACCAAGATTTTCTACAGCATCACAGGCCCTGGAGCAGACAGCCCCCCTGAGGGTGTCTTCACcatagagaaggaaacaggctGGTTGTTGTTGAATAAGCCGCTGGACCGGGAGAAGATTGCGAAGTATGAG CTCTTTGGCCACGCTGTATCAGAGAACGGTGCCTCAGTGGAAGACCCCATGAACATCTCCATCATTGTAACTGACCAGAACGACCACAAGCCCAAGTTCACCCAGGATGTTTTCAGAGGGAGCGTCTTGGAAGGGGTACTACCCG GCACTTCTGTGATGCAGGTGACAGCCACAGATGAGGACGATGCCATCAACACCTACAATGGGGTGGTTGCTTACTCTATCCATAGCCAAGAGCCAAAGGACCCACATGACCTCATGTTCACCGTCCACCGGAGCACGGGTACCATCAGTGTCATCTCCAGTGGCCTGGACCGGGAG AGAGTCCCTGAGTACACACTGACCATCCAGGCTACAGACATGGATGGAGATGGTTCTACCACCACAGCAGTGGCCATAGTGGAAATCCTCGATGCCAATGACAATGCTCCTGTGTTTGATCCTCAGAAG TACGAGGCCCAAGTGCCTGAGAACGTGGTGGGGCACGAGGTGCAGAGGCTGACAGTGACTGATCTGGATGCCCCCAACTCACCCGCATGGCACGCCACCTACCGCATCTTGGAAGGTGACGATGGGGACCATTTTACCATCACCACCCACCCCGAGAGCAACCAGGGCATTCTGACAACCAGGAAG gGCTTGGACTTCGAGGCCAAAAACCAACACACCCTGTACGTTGAAGTGACCAATGAGGCTCCCTTTGTGGTGAAGCTCCCAACCTCCACGGCCACCATAGTAGTTCATGTGGAGGATGTGAATGAGGCACCTGTGTTTGTCCCACCCTCCAAAGTCATCGAGGTCCAGGAGGGCATCTCTGTCGGGGAGTCTGTCTGCACCTACACTGCGCAGGACCCTGACGAGGGAAATCAGAAGATCAG CTACCACATCCTCAGAGACCCAGCAGGGTGGCTAGCAATGGACCCAGACAGTGGACAGGTCACTGCCACGGGGGTTTTAGACCGTGAGGATGAACGGTTTGTGAAGAACAATGTCTATGAAGTCATGGTCTTGGCCACAGATGATG GGAGCCCTCCCACCACTGGCACTGGGACCCTCCTGCTAACACTTATGGACATCAACGACCATGGCCCGGTCCCCGAGCCCCGACAGATCACTATCTGCAACCAAAGCCCTGTGCCCCAAGTGCTGAACATCACGGACAAGGACCTGTCCCCCCACACCTCGCCTTTCCAGGCCCAGCTCACACATGACTCGGATATCTACTGGACAGCAGAGGTCAATGAGAAAG GAAACACAGTGGCCCTGTCCTTGAAGAAGTTCCTGAAGCAAGACACATACAATGTGCACCTTTCTCTATCTGACCATGGCAACAAGGAACAGCTCACAGTGATCAGCGCCACGGTGTGTGATTGCCACGGCCATGTGGAGACCTGCCCCAAACCCTGGAAGGGGGGCTTCCTCCTCCCGGTCCTGGGGGCTGTCCTGGCTCTGCTGC TTCTCCTGCTGGTCCTCCTCCTGttggtgaggaagaagaggaaggtcAAGGAGCCCCTTCTGCTCCCAGAAGATGACACCCGTGACAATGTCTTCTACTATGGCGAAGAGGGAGGTGGTGAGGAGGACCAG GACTATGACATCACCCAACTCCACCGTGGTCTGGAGGCCCGGCCTGAGGTCGTTCTCCGCAATGATGTGGCGCCGTCCTTCATCCCCACACCCATGTACCGTCCACGTCCAGCCAACCCAGATGAGATTGGGAACTTCATCATCGAG AACCTGAAGGCGGCAAACACAGACCCCACAGCCCCGCCCTACGACTCCCTGCTGGTGTTTGACTACGAGGGCAGCGGCTCTGATGCCGCGTCCCTGAGCTCCCTCACCTCCTCAGCCTCTGACCAGGACCAAGACTATGACTATCTGAACGAGTGGGGCAGTCGCTTCAAGAAGCTGGCAGACATGTATGGTGGTGGCCAGGACGACTAG
- the CDH3 gene encoding cadherin-3 isoform X2, whose product MGLPNGFLASLLLRLLLLLQAQVCWLPRVASEPCRAGFGEAEVTLESGGAELEPGQAPRRVIFVDCPGQESALLSTDGDFAVLNGRTVQERKPLKISPSNRILRRRKREWVVPPISVSENGKGPFPQKLNQLKSNKDRGTKIFYSITGPGADSPPEGVFTIEKETGWLLLNKPLDREKIAKYELFGHAVSENGASVEDPMNISIIVTDQNDHKPKFTQDVFRGSVLEGVLPGTSVMQVTATDEDDAINTYNGVVAYSIHSQEPKDPHDLMFTVHRSTGTISVISSGLDRERVPEYTLTIQATDMDGDGSTTTAVAIVEILDANDNAPVFDPQKYEAQVPENVVGHEVQRLTVTDLDAPNSPAWHATYRILEGDDGDHFTITTHPESNQGILTTRKGLDFEAKNQHTLYVEVTNEAPFVVKLPTSTATIVVHVEDVNEAPVFVPPSKVIEVQEGISVGESVCTYTAQDPDEGNQKISYHILRDPAGWLAMDPDSGQVTATGVLDREDERFVKNNVYEVMVLATDDGSPPTTGTGTLLLTLMDINDHGPVPEPRQITICNQSPVPQVLNITDKDLSPHTSPFQAQLTHDSDIYWTAEVNEKGNTVALSLKKFLKQDTYNVHLSLSDHGNKEQLTVISATVCDCHGHVETCPKPWKGGFLLPVLGAVLALLLLLLVLLLLVRKKRKVKEPLLLPEDDTRDNVFYYGEEGGGEEDQDYDITQLHRGLEARPEVVLRNDVAPSFIPTPMYRPRPANPDEIGNFIIENLKAANTDPTAPPYDSLLVFDYEGSGSDAASLSSLTSSASDQDQDYDYLNEWGSRFKKLADMYGGGQDD is encoded by the exons TGATTTTCGTGGACTGCCCTGGGCAAGAGTCAGCCCTGCTTAGCACTGATGGTGACTTTGCTGTGCTGAATGGTAGAACAGTCCAG GAGAGGAAACCATTGAAGATCTCCCCATCCAACCGTATCTTACGAAGACGCAAGAGAGAATGGGTGGTTCCACCGATATCCGTCTCTGAGAATGGCAAGGGTCCCTTCCCCCAGAAGCTCAATCAG CTCAAATCTAATAAGGACAGAGGCACCAAGATTTTCTACAGCATCACAGGCCCTGGAGCAGACAGCCCCCCTGAGGGTGTCTTCACcatagagaaggaaacaggctGGTTGTTGTTGAATAAGCCGCTGGACCGGGAGAAGATTGCGAAGTATGAG CTCTTTGGCCACGCTGTATCAGAGAACGGTGCCTCAGTGGAAGACCCCATGAACATCTCCATCATTGTAACTGACCAGAACGACCACAAGCCCAAGTTCACCCAGGATGTTTTCAGAGGGAGCGTCTTGGAAGGGGTACTACCCG GCACTTCTGTGATGCAGGTGACAGCCACAGATGAGGACGATGCCATCAACACCTACAATGGGGTGGTTGCTTACTCTATCCATAGCCAAGAGCCAAAGGACCCACATGACCTCATGTTCACCGTCCACCGGAGCACGGGTACCATCAGTGTCATCTCCAGTGGCCTGGACCGGGAG AGAGTCCCTGAGTACACACTGACCATCCAGGCTACAGACATGGATGGAGATGGTTCTACCACCACAGCAGTGGCCATAGTGGAAATCCTCGATGCCAATGACAATGCTCCTGTGTTTGATCCTCAGAAG TACGAGGCCCAAGTGCCTGAGAACGTGGTGGGGCACGAGGTGCAGAGGCTGACAGTGACTGATCTGGATGCCCCCAACTCACCCGCATGGCACGCCACCTACCGCATCTTGGAAGGTGACGATGGGGACCATTTTACCATCACCACCCACCCCGAGAGCAACCAGGGCATTCTGACAACCAGGAAG gGCTTGGACTTCGAGGCCAAAAACCAACACACCCTGTACGTTGAAGTGACCAATGAGGCTCCCTTTGTGGTGAAGCTCCCAACCTCCACGGCCACCATAGTAGTTCATGTGGAGGATGTGAATGAGGCACCTGTGTTTGTCCCACCCTCCAAAGTCATCGAGGTCCAGGAGGGCATCTCTGTCGGGGAGTCTGTCTGCACCTACACTGCGCAGGACCCTGACGAGGGAAATCAGAAGATCAG CTACCACATCCTCAGAGACCCAGCAGGGTGGCTAGCAATGGACCCAGACAGTGGACAGGTCACTGCCACGGGGGTTTTAGACCGTGAGGATGAACGGTTTGTGAAGAACAATGTCTATGAAGTCATGGTCTTGGCCACAGATGATG GGAGCCCTCCCACCACTGGCACTGGGACCCTCCTGCTAACACTTATGGACATCAACGACCATGGCCCGGTCCCCGAGCCCCGACAGATCACTATCTGCAACCAAAGCCCTGTGCCCCAAGTGCTGAACATCACGGACAAGGACCTGTCCCCCCACACCTCGCCTTTCCAGGCCCAGCTCACACATGACTCGGATATCTACTGGACAGCAGAGGTCAATGAGAAAG GAAACACAGTGGCCCTGTCCTTGAAGAAGTTCCTGAAGCAAGACACATACAATGTGCACCTTTCTCTATCTGACCATGGCAACAAGGAACAGCTCACAGTGATCAGCGCCACGGTGTGTGATTGCCACGGCCATGTGGAGACCTGCCCCAAACCCTGGAAGGGGGGCTTCCTCCTCCCGGTCCTGGGGGCTGTCCTGGCTCTGCTGC TTCTCCTGCTGGTCCTCCTCCTGttggtgaggaagaagaggaaggtcAAGGAGCCCCTTCTGCTCCCAGAAGATGACACCCGTGACAATGTCTTCTACTATGGCGAAGAGGGAGGTGGTGAGGAGGACCAG GACTATGACATCACCCAACTCCACCGTGGTCTGGAGGCCCGGCCTGAGGTCGTTCTCCGCAATGATGTGGCGCCGTCCTTCATCCCCACACCCATGTACCGTCCACGTCCAGCCAACCCAGATGAGATTGGGAACTTCATCATCGAG AACCTGAAGGCGGCAAACACAGACCCCACAGCCCCGCCCTACGACTCCCTGCTGGTGTTTGACTACGAGGGCAGCGGCTCTGATGCCGCGTCCCTGAGCTCCCTCACCTCCTCAGCCTCTGACCAGGACCAAGACTATGACTATCTGAACGAGTGGGGCAGTCGCTTCAAGAAGCTGGCAGACATGTATGGTGGTGGCCAGGACGACTAG
- the CDH3 gene encoding cadherin-3 isoform X1 — protein sequence MGMQKPGMPVTRPPSFPLFPQAQVCWLPRVASEPCRAGFGEAEVTLESGGAELEPGQAPRRVIFVDCPGQESALLSTDGDFAVLNGRTVQERKPLKISPSNRILRRRKREWVVPPISVSENGKGPFPQKLNQLKSNKDRGTKIFYSITGPGADSPPEGVFTIEKETGWLLLNKPLDREKIAKYELFGHAVSENGASVEDPMNISIIVTDQNDHKPKFTQDVFRGSVLEGVLPGTSVMQVTATDEDDAINTYNGVVAYSIHSQEPKDPHDLMFTVHRSTGTISVISSGLDRERVPEYTLTIQATDMDGDGSTTTAVAIVEILDANDNAPVFDPQKYEAQVPENVVGHEVQRLTVTDLDAPNSPAWHATYRILEGDDGDHFTITTHPESNQGILTTRKGLDFEAKNQHTLYVEVTNEAPFVVKLPTSTATIVVHVEDVNEAPVFVPPSKVIEVQEGISVGESVCTYTAQDPDEGNQKISYHILRDPAGWLAMDPDSGQVTATGVLDREDERFVKNNVYEVMVLATDDGSPPTTGTGTLLLTLMDINDHGPVPEPRQITICNQSPVPQVLNITDKDLSPHTSPFQAQLTHDSDIYWTAEVNEKGNTVALSLKKFLKQDTYNVHLSLSDHGNKEQLTVISATVCDCHGHVETCPKPWKGGFLLPVLGAVLALLLLLLVLLLLVRKKRKVKEPLLLPEDDTRDNVFYYGEEGGGEEDQDYDITQLHRGLEARPEVVLRNDVAPSFIPTPMYRPRPANPDEIGNFIIENLKAANTDPTAPPYDSLLVFDYEGSGSDAASLSSLTSSASDQDQDYDYLNEWGSRFKKLADMYGGGQDD from the exons TGATTTTCGTGGACTGCCCTGGGCAAGAGTCAGCCCTGCTTAGCACTGATGGTGACTTTGCTGTGCTGAATGGTAGAACAGTCCAG GAGAGGAAACCATTGAAGATCTCCCCATCCAACCGTATCTTACGAAGACGCAAGAGAGAATGGGTGGTTCCACCGATATCCGTCTCTGAGAATGGCAAGGGTCCCTTCCCCCAGAAGCTCAATCAG CTCAAATCTAATAAGGACAGAGGCACCAAGATTTTCTACAGCATCACAGGCCCTGGAGCAGACAGCCCCCCTGAGGGTGTCTTCACcatagagaaggaaacaggctGGTTGTTGTTGAATAAGCCGCTGGACCGGGAGAAGATTGCGAAGTATGAG CTCTTTGGCCACGCTGTATCAGAGAACGGTGCCTCAGTGGAAGACCCCATGAACATCTCCATCATTGTAACTGACCAGAACGACCACAAGCCCAAGTTCACCCAGGATGTTTTCAGAGGGAGCGTCTTGGAAGGGGTACTACCCG GCACTTCTGTGATGCAGGTGACAGCCACAGATGAGGACGATGCCATCAACACCTACAATGGGGTGGTTGCTTACTCTATCCATAGCCAAGAGCCAAAGGACCCACATGACCTCATGTTCACCGTCCACCGGAGCACGGGTACCATCAGTGTCATCTCCAGTGGCCTGGACCGGGAG AGAGTCCCTGAGTACACACTGACCATCCAGGCTACAGACATGGATGGAGATGGTTCTACCACCACAGCAGTGGCCATAGTGGAAATCCTCGATGCCAATGACAATGCTCCTGTGTTTGATCCTCAGAAG TACGAGGCCCAAGTGCCTGAGAACGTGGTGGGGCACGAGGTGCAGAGGCTGACAGTGACTGATCTGGATGCCCCCAACTCACCCGCATGGCACGCCACCTACCGCATCTTGGAAGGTGACGATGGGGACCATTTTACCATCACCACCCACCCCGAGAGCAACCAGGGCATTCTGACAACCAGGAAG gGCTTGGACTTCGAGGCCAAAAACCAACACACCCTGTACGTTGAAGTGACCAATGAGGCTCCCTTTGTGGTGAAGCTCCCAACCTCCACGGCCACCATAGTAGTTCATGTGGAGGATGTGAATGAGGCACCTGTGTTTGTCCCACCCTCCAAAGTCATCGAGGTCCAGGAGGGCATCTCTGTCGGGGAGTCTGTCTGCACCTACACTGCGCAGGACCCTGACGAGGGAAATCAGAAGATCAG CTACCACATCCTCAGAGACCCAGCAGGGTGGCTAGCAATGGACCCAGACAGTGGACAGGTCACTGCCACGGGGGTTTTAGACCGTGAGGATGAACGGTTTGTGAAGAACAATGTCTATGAAGTCATGGTCTTGGCCACAGATGATG GGAGCCCTCCCACCACTGGCACTGGGACCCTCCTGCTAACACTTATGGACATCAACGACCATGGCCCGGTCCCCGAGCCCCGACAGATCACTATCTGCAACCAAAGCCCTGTGCCCCAAGTGCTGAACATCACGGACAAGGACCTGTCCCCCCACACCTCGCCTTTCCAGGCCCAGCTCACACATGACTCGGATATCTACTGGACAGCAGAGGTCAATGAGAAAG GAAACACAGTGGCCCTGTCCTTGAAGAAGTTCCTGAAGCAAGACACATACAATGTGCACCTTTCTCTATCTGACCATGGCAACAAGGAACAGCTCACAGTGATCAGCGCCACGGTGTGTGATTGCCACGGCCATGTGGAGACCTGCCCCAAACCCTGGAAGGGGGGCTTCCTCCTCCCGGTCCTGGGGGCTGTCCTGGCTCTGCTGC TTCTCCTGCTGGTCCTCCTCCTGttggtgaggaagaagaggaaggtcAAGGAGCCCCTTCTGCTCCCAGAAGATGACACCCGTGACAATGTCTTCTACTATGGCGAAGAGGGAGGTGGTGAGGAGGACCAG GACTATGACATCACCCAACTCCACCGTGGTCTGGAGGCCCGGCCTGAGGTCGTTCTCCGCAATGATGTGGCGCCGTCCTTCATCCCCACACCCATGTACCGTCCACGTCCAGCCAACCCAGATGAGATTGGGAACTTCATCATCGAG AACCTGAAGGCGGCAAACACAGACCCCACAGCCCCGCCCTACGACTCCCTGCTGGTGTTTGACTACGAGGGCAGCGGCTCTGATGCCGCGTCCCTGAGCTCCCTCACCTCCTCAGCCTCTGACCAGGACCAAGACTATGACTATCTGAACGAGTGGGGCAGTCGCTTCAAGAAGCTGGCAGACATGTATGGTGGTGGCCAGGACGACTAG